TCCATCGCTTCCACGATTTCCTTAATCGTCATGGCCCCGGCCATAATCGGCACTTGGTAGCGGTTACACAGTTTTACGGTTTCCACGTTGAGGGACGGGCTGACGACATACTGCGCCCCGGCCAGAATCGCCGCGCGGGCCGTCTCCGGATCGAGGACGGTGCCGGCGCCGATAATGATTTCGCCGGATTTATAAGTATTGGCCAGTTCTTTGATGACGTCGACCGCCCCCGGGACGGTAAAGGTAATCTCGATTGCGGCCACGCCACCCCTGATGCAGGCGTCGGCGATTTTGCGCGCCTGGTCGGCGTTTTCCGCTCGGACAACGGCCACTAGGCCGGCGTCCACAATTTTTTGCAGCACGGCAAGTTTTGGGATCATATGTATCCACCCTCCGTTTTCAGTGTACCGGTTTAGGAAACCGGTTTATATGTGAAAATTATATTCTCTGCCGGCTTATATTTTCCTGCCAGCAGAGAATGATTTTACGAATTTTTTAATTTCTCCCCGCAATCCTAGTAAGCAACGCGCTAAATGTCGGATCACCGATTATCGGGAATCTCCATGTCCAAAATTGCCGAGCTGAGCGATTTTCCATGAATATCCAGCGCCAAGGTGCGCGTTACGCCCCCGCCAAGCGCCTTATACATGACAAAATTCAGCGCCCCGATATTGGGCAGGGTATAACGGACAACCTCGCCCTGGACGATTTCCGCGAAGTGTTCTCTGACGCGTTCCGCGGTAACGTATTGCTCAAGCAGCGGATAATCGGTTGGATCATAAGCAATCACTGAAATGTTGGCGGTATTTCCTTTGTCGCCGGTACGGGAATGGGCAATTTCCCGAAGTTTCATC
This genomic interval from Sporolituus thermophilus DSM 23256 contains the following:
- a CDS encoding bifunctional 2-keto-4-hydroxyglutarate aldolase/2-keto-3-deoxy-6-phosphogluconate aldolase, encoding MIPKLAVLQKIVDAGLVAVVRAENADQARKIADACIRGGVAAIEITFTVPGAVDVIKELANTYKSGEIIIGAGTVLDPETARAAILAGAQYVVSPSLNVETVKLCNRYQVPIMAGAMTIKEIVEAMEAGADIIKIFPGESMGPTFVKAVKGPLPQAPMMPTGGVSLDNVAEWIKAGCVAVGVGGNLTAGAKKGDYESITAIAQQFIAKIREARGQK
- a CDS encoding AtuA-related protein, with the translated sequence MKLREIAHSRTGDKGNTANISVIAYDPTDYPLLEQYVTAERVREHFAEIVQGEVVRYTLPNIGALNFVMYKALGGGVTRTLALDIHGKSLSSAILDMEIPDNR